The following proteins come from a genomic window of Pseudomonas sp. J452:
- a CDS encoding helix-turn-helix domain-containing protein — protein sequence MSQPERMRLARIGGLEVCSTQACGQHFDKHSHDEFVIGANLLGEEQVWLDGRTFSAGVGAITTYNPGEIQGGGAREGQPWRYVSLYVAPAVLADSLGLEQLQFGLPLQQQPVLATGLAQAVEQCLSGDALLRERGEESVTLLLGEIARGAQVRLASTAAVGQGSVARLQELLAASLAQTPSLEQMAISVGLSKFHLLRAFKQRTGLSPRQWAMQLRTRRAQGLLRLGLPAGEVAHALGFADQSHLNRHFRAAYGLTPGRYQHLLRS from the coding sequence ATGAGCCAGCCTGAGCGGATGCGCCTGGCGCGCATCGGCGGGCTGGAAGTCTGCAGTACTCAGGCCTGTGGCCAGCACTTCGACAAACACAGCCACGATGAATTCGTTATCGGCGCCAACCTGCTCGGCGAAGAGCAGGTGTGGCTGGACGGTCGCACCTTCAGTGCCGGCGTCGGCGCCATCACCACCTACAATCCCGGCGAGATCCAGGGTGGCGGCGCGCGTGAAGGCCAGCCATGGCGCTATGTCAGTCTCTATGTAGCACCTGCCGTGCTGGCTGACAGCCTGGGCCTGGAACAGCTGCAGTTCGGCCTGCCGCTGCAGCAGCAACCGGTTCTGGCCACAGGCCTGGCGCAGGCGGTTGAGCAGTGCCTGAGCGGCGATGCTCTGCTGCGCGAACGTGGCGAGGAAAGCGTGACCCTGCTGCTCGGCGAGATTGCCCGGGGTGCCCAGGTGCGTCTGGCCAGCACTGCTGCTGTCGGGCAGGGGTCGGTGGCGCGCCTGCAGGAGTTGCTCGCCGCCAGCCTCGCGCAGACGCCGAGCCTGGAACAGATGGCCATCAGTGTCGGCCTGTCCAAGTTCCATCTGCTGCGCGCCTTCAAACAGCGCACCGGGCTCAGCCCACGGCAGTGGGCCATGCAGTTGCGTACCCGCCGCGCTCAGGGGCTGTTACGCCTGGGCCTGCCCGCCGGCGAAGTGGCGCATGCCCTGGGCTTCGCCGATCAGAGCCATCTCAACCGGCATTTCCGCGCTGCCTACGGGCTGACGCCGGGGCGCTATCAGCACCTGCTGCGCAGCTGA
- a CDS encoding Hpt domain-containing protein produces the protein MGDRHDYVALEWVKGEIAETLKQARQALEAFVENPQDPTRMRFCLTYVHQVHGTLQMVEFYGAALLAEEMEQLAQALMEGRVSNQGEALEVLMQAILQLPAYLERIQSARRDLPMVVLPLLNDLRAARGEKLLSETSLFSPDLSGRQPALSHDSLDKLRTAELPVLLRKLRQMLQMALVGVIRNQDLATNLGYMARVFARLESLCKEAPLGPLWQIASGMVEGLANGSVANGASVRTLLRQVDKELKRLLEQGADGINQAAPDDLAKNLLFYVAKAPAQSPRIRALKEQYRLDDALPDSEVVDEERARLAGPDRDAMRSVVAALCEELVRVKDSLDLFVRSDRKQVAELDGLLAPLKQIADTLAVLGFGQPRKVIVDQLDVVHGLSVGQREPSDAVLMDVAGALLYVEATLAGMVGPSDDRQGEQSHLPTTDVAQIHQLVIKEARTGLEQAKDAIIEFIASQWNHEHLARVPELLTQVRGGLAMIPLTRAAALLQACNRYIQEQLLARKAVPNWQNLDTLADAITSVEYYLERLAEDHATQGDLILDVAEESLDSLGYPLKEKPSILDRVEPVAETFAPLADPLHDIDVLSAEEPQAVAEPEPEPEPEPELQLAEVESLDLEPLSDAASFSMDELSSEFAALEQPASDTELLVTDDNWSLGEADNADLGAGIDLSLDAPLELAESEPTDELPSLELAELPALDVDAAPADLDLQLEELNLDEIGDEPLSWDTAEIAELDLPEVELSNEPFAVEVPAPLVDKPLSMADVMATPVQAINPPAQDVPPSLLPPPADEEPVDEELLEVFVEEVGEVLETLGEYLPQWCADTTDKDALTEIRRAFHTLKGSGRMVRALIIGELGWSIENLLNRVLDRSIEANAPVQQVVKDVVALMPALVEEFAAHAQRQRDDVDLLAATAHALARGQQPPPSGPGSAPSVETELAVVEVLQSESEPQPDGPAMQTLAELDEALDPQLLDIFRNEAETHLDALVGFLADCAQELPQPVTDDLQRALHTLKGSAYMAGILPIAEIATPLEKLAKEFKANLIPMDLAEAELLHRAEQLFRAGLEQLESQPLAPIPGAAELLADVHRLHQERLDTADQARHDEQGETRDPQLISIFLAEGMDILLDAEDLLRKWREHPSEQQELSALLEELTTLGRGAEMAELPQIDELCQALLALYQAAQEGRLAISERFFSEAEAAHEVLIGMMDQVAAGLQVSTQPERVEALQALLGESIDPAALALLEPEAAASLEITELESIELDTPPIDEAAPVVDSAELEPPVSFSEPVSVFDEPVPVSSGMPEDIDEEMVEIFLEEAVDILESAGQALDRWLGEPDNSLALSSLQRDLHTLKGGARMAEIRAIGDLAHELESLYEGLVDRRFSYSPYLASLLQQSHDRLAVLLEQLQGNRPLADSTALIEAIRSFRQGGGAPSLSAAAVAVQPDFEAEAEAEAEAEAEAEAEAEAEALPELQVEEQAVELSQADSPLVSELAESAEMDLAELADVQFTAPQLDDMSAPANDEWLNTAVEAVPFVVEEPHLEDLPNLSNNEWSLEGAMPELGSEPLPAESAPVEGLVAADLPVDAWALDDSAELSELPASEEIMDLPADVAAAPVDDWAMAELPALESTELPVEAPAAFAPPSVVEDERDPELVEIFLEEGFDIIESAGGALQRWMEDVDNTLEVEALQRDLHTLKGGARMAEIREIGDLAHELEFLYEGVGDGRLRAGQDLFGLLQACHDRLAEMLEAVRDQRAVPDGEALIATIKQFRANPAEQLNIPSSVHLQPVVEEDSAAEAEILDIFLEEGDDLLEAMEAALGRWESNREDGSAIDELLRILHTLKGGARLAGQKLLGDLSHDLEQHLTEAQKQGAPWPESLFLDVQSGFEGLQAALDQLRKRLDDSQTAEVQAAPLAAPEPSTLAPTPVALSTPLVAASSKPQAQQQVKVLPFVERAAEAAARVAAQRAPQELVKVPADLLEGLVNLAGETSIFRGRVEQQVSDFGFTLGEMEATIERVRDQLRRLDIETQAQILSRYQAEAERAGYEDFDPLEMDRHSQLQQLSRALFESASDLLDLKETLATRNRDAETLLLQQARVNTELQEGLMRTRMVPFDRLVPRLRRIVRQVAAELGKQVEFHVGNAEGEMDRTVLERIVAPLEHMLRNAVDHGIEPADKRRASGKPEVGNIRLSLGREGGDILLTLADDGGGIRLEAVRRKAIERGLMDADSDLSDHEILQFILEAGFSTAEKVTQISGRGVGMDVVHSEVKQLGGSMSIESTVGEGTRFLIRLPFTVSVNRALMVLSGEDLYAIPLNTIEGIVRVSPYELEAYYAPDAPRFEYAGQAYELKYLGDLLNNGQQPKLIGQSLPLPVILVRSSEHAVAVQVDSLAGSREIVVKSLGVQFGAVHGISGATILGDGRVVVILDLLATIRVRHAHLLGQLQQPRLASHVAQTAAEIEAERPTLVMVVDDSVTVRKVTSRLLERNGMNVLTAKDGVDAIAQLQEHKPDIMLLDIEMPRMDGFEVATLVRHDERLKDLPIIMITSRTGEKHRERAMAIGVNEYLGKPYQESDLLENIQKLVKRHE, from the coding sequence ATGGGTGATCGGCACGACTATGTCGCCCTGGAGTGGGTCAAAGGCGAAATCGCGGAAACCCTGAAGCAGGCCCGCCAGGCCCTGGAGGCGTTCGTCGAGAACCCGCAGGACCCGACGCGCATGCGTTTCTGCCTGACCTATGTGCACCAGGTGCATGGCACCCTGCAGATGGTCGAGTTCTACGGCGCAGCCCTGCTCGCCGAAGAGATGGAGCAACTTGCCCAGGCCTTGATGGAAGGTCGCGTGAGCAACCAGGGCGAGGCTCTGGAAGTGCTGATGCAGGCCATCCTGCAGTTGCCGGCGTACCTGGAGCGGATCCAGAGCGCGCGCCGCGACCTGCCGATGGTGGTGCTGCCGCTGCTCAACGACCTGCGCGCCGCGCGCGGCGAGAAGCTGCTGTCGGAAACCAGCCTGTTCTCCCCGGACCTGTCCGGTCGCCAGCCAGCCCTGTCCCACGACTCCCTCGACAAACTGCGCACCGCCGAATTGCCGGTTCTGTTGCGCAAGCTGCGGCAGATGCTGCAGATGGCCCTGGTCGGGGTCATCCGCAACCAGGATCTGGCCACCAACCTGGGCTACATGGCGCGGGTTTTCGCGCGCCTGGAAAGCCTGTGCAAGGAAGCGCCGCTCGGCCCGCTGTGGCAGATCGCCTCCGGCATGGTCGAAGGCCTGGCCAATGGCAGCGTGGCCAATGGCGCCTCGGTGCGCACCCTGCTGCGCCAGGTCGACAAGGAGCTCAAGCGCTTGCTCGAACAGGGCGCCGATGGCATCAACCAGGCCGCGCCGGATGATCTGGCGAAGAACCTGCTGTTCTATGTGGCCAAGGCTCCTGCGCAATCGCCACGCATCCGTGCCCTGAAAGAACAATACCGCCTCGACGACGCGCTACCGGACAGCGAAGTGGTCGACGAGGAGCGCGCCCGCCTGGCCGGCCCGGACCGTGACGCCATGCGTTCGGTGGTCGCCGCCCTGTGCGAGGAACTGGTACGGGTCAAGGACAGCCTCGACCTGTTCGTGCGCAGTGATCGCAAGCAGGTAGCCGAGCTTGATGGCCTGTTGGCGCCGCTCAAGCAGATCGCCGACACCCTGGCGGTGCTGGGTTTCGGCCAGCCGCGTAAGGTAATCGTCGACCAGCTCGACGTGGTTCACGGCCTCTCCGTCGGCCAGCGCGAGCCCAGCGATGCCGTGCTGATGGATGTCGCCGGCGCCCTGCTGTATGTCGAAGCGACCCTGGCTGGCATGGTCGGCCCGTCCGATGACCGTCAGGGCGAGCAGAGCCACCTGCCGACCACCGATGTGGCACAGATCCACCAGCTGGTGATCAAGGAAGCGCGTACCGGGCTCGAACAGGCCAAGGACGCCATCATCGAGTTCATCGCCTCGCAGTGGAATCATGAGCACCTGGCCCGTGTGCCGGAGCTGCTGACCCAGGTGCGTGGCGGTCTGGCGATGATTCCGCTGACCCGCGCCGCCGCCCTGCTGCAAGCCTGCAACCGCTATATCCAGGAACAGTTGCTGGCGCGCAAGGCCGTGCCCAACTGGCAGAACCTCGACACCCTGGCCGACGCCATCACCAGCGTCGAGTACTACCTCGAACGCCTGGCCGAAGACCACGCGACCCAGGGTGACCTGATCCTCGATGTGGCCGAAGAAAGCCTCGACAGCCTCGGCTACCCGCTCAAGGAAAAGCCCTCGATCCTCGACCGTGTCGAGCCGGTGGCAGAAACCTTTGCCCCCCTGGCCGATCCGCTGCACGACATCGATGTGCTGTCCGCCGAAGAGCCGCAGGCTGTTGCCGAGCCCGAGCCCGAGCCCGAGCCCGAGCCCGAGCTGCAGTTGGCCGAGGTGGAGTCGCTCGATCTTGAGCCGCTGAGCGACGCCGCCTCTTTCAGCATGGATGAGCTGAGCAGCGAGTTCGCCGCCCTCGAACAACCGGCTAGCGATACCGAATTGCTGGTGACCGACGACAACTGGAGTCTGGGTGAAGCCGACAACGCCGATCTGGGCGCTGGCATCGACCTGAGCCTGGATGCGCCGCTGGAGCTGGCGGAGTCCGAACCGACCGACGAATTGCCCAGCCTGGAACTTGCCGAACTGCCGGCGCTGGACGTTGATGCTGCACCTGCAGATCTCGATCTGCAGCTGGAAGAATTGAATCTCGACGAAATCGGTGACGAGCCGCTGAGCTGGGATACGGCGGAAATTGCCGAACTGGACCTACCGGAAGTCGAGCTGTCGAACGAACCGTTCGCCGTCGAAGTGCCCGCTCCGCTGGTCGACAAGCCGCTGTCCATGGCCGATGTGATGGCCACCCCGGTGCAGGCGATCAACCCGCCCGCCCAGGATGTGCCGCCGAGCCTGCTGCCGCCGCCCGCCGACGAAGAGCCGGTGGATGAAGAGCTGCTGGAGGTCTTCGTCGAGGAAGTCGGCGAAGTGCTGGAAACCCTTGGCGAGTACTTGCCGCAGTGGTGCGCCGACACCACCGACAAGGATGCCCTCACGGAAATCCGCCGGGCTTTCCACACCCTCAAGGGCAGCGGCCGCATGGTCCGTGCCCTGATTATCGGGGAGCTGGGCTGGTCGATCGAGAACCTGCTCAACCGCGTGCTTGACCGCAGTATCGAGGCCAATGCCCCGGTGCAGCAGGTGGTCAAGGATGTGGTCGCGCTGATGCCGGCCCTGGTCGAAGAATTCGCCGCTCACGCCCAGCGTCAGCGCGACGATGTCGACCTGCTGGCTGCCACCGCCCACGCCCTGGCGCGCGGTCAGCAGCCGCCACCGAGCGGTCCTGGCTCGGCACCCAGCGTCGAGACCGAATTAGCGGTTGTCGAGGTGCTGCAAAGCGAGAGCGAGCCGCAGCCGGATGGACCGGCTATGCAAACGCTCGCTGAACTGGACGAAGCCCTGGATCCGCAGCTGCTGGATATTTTCCGCAATGAAGCGGAGACCCACCTGGATGCCCTGGTCGGCTTTCTTGCCGACTGCGCCCAGGAGCTGCCGCAGCCGGTCACCGATGATCTGCAGCGTGCCCTGCACACCCTCAAGGGCAGTGCGTACATGGCCGGCATCCTGCCGATCGCCGAGATCGCCACGCCGCTGGAAAAACTGGCCAAGGAATTCAAGGCCAATCTGATCCCCATGGATCTGGCCGAAGCCGAATTGCTGCACCGTGCCGAACAACTGTTCCGCGCCGGTCTGGAGCAGCTGGAAAGCCAGCCGTTGGCGCCGATCCCTGGTGCTGCCGAGCTACTGGCCGATGTGCACAGGCTGCACCAGGAGCGCCTGGATACGGCCGATCAGGCGCGCCACGACGAACAGGGTGAGACCCGCGATCCACAGTTGATCTCCATCTTTCTCGCCGAAGGCATGGATATCCTGCTGGATGCCGAGGACCTGCTGCGCAAATGGCGCGAGCACCCGAGCGAGCAGCAAGAACTGAGTGCCTTGCTGGAAGAGCTGACCACCCTCGGTCGCGGCGCCGAAATGGCCGAGCTGCCGCAAATCGACGAGCTGTGCCAGGCCCTGCTGGCCCTGTACCAGGCCGCCCAGGAAGGCCGTCTGGCGATCAGCGAGCGCTTCTTCAGCGAAGCCGAAGCCGCCCATGAAGTGCTGATCGGCATGATGGATCAGGTGGCTGCCGGCCTGCAGGTCAGCACCCAGCCCGAGCGGGTCGAGGCGCTGCAAGCCTTGCTCGGCGAGTCCATCGACCCGGCTGCCCTGGCGCTGCTGGAGCCCGAGGCCGCGGCCAGCCTGGAAATCACCGAGCTCGAAAGTATCGAGCTGGATACACCGCCAATAGATGAAGCAGCGCCGGTAGTAGACAGCGCTGAGCTCGAGCCGCCCGTTTCGTTCAGCGAGCCTGTATCGGTGTTCGATGAGCCCGTGCCGGTCAGCAGCGGCATGCCGGAAGATATCGACGAGGAAATGGTCGAGATCTTCCTGGAAGAAGCCGTGGATATTCTGGAAAGCGCCGGCCAGGCCCTGGATCGCTGGCTGGGCGAACCGGACAACAGCCTGGCGCTGTCTTCCCTGCAGCGCGACCTGCACACCCTCAAGGGCGGCGCGCGGATGGCCGAGATTCGTGCCATCGGCGACCTGGCCCATGAGCTGGAATCGCTCTACGAAGGCCTGGTTGACCGGCGTTTCAGTTATTCGCCCTACCTGGCCAGCCTGCTGCAGCAGAGCCACGACCGCTTGGCCGTATTGCTCGAGCAGCTGCAGGGCAACCGTCCGCTGGCCGACTCCACTGCGTTGATCGAGGCGATCCGTAGTTTCCGCCAGGGTGGCGGTGCGCCGAGCTTGTCCGCTGCGGCCGTGGCCGTGCAGCCTGATTTCGAAGCCGAAGCCGAAGCCGAAGCCGAAGCCGAAGCCGAAGCCGAAGCCGAAGCCGAAGCCGAAGCCCTGCCTGAGCTGCAAGTGGAAGAACAAGCGGTCGAGCTGAGTCAGGCCGATAGCCCGCTGGTCAGTGAGCTGGCCGAGTCCGCGGAAATGGACCTGGCCGAGCTGGCCGATGTGCAGTTCACCGCGCCGCAGCTGGACGACATGTCCGCTCCGGCCAACGACGAGTGGCTGAATACCGCTGTCGAGGCCGTGCCCTTTGTGGTCGAAGAGCCGCACCTGGAAGACCTGCCGAATCTCAGCAACAACGAATGGTCGCTCGAAGGGGCCATGCCGGAACTGGGCAGCGAGCCGTTGCCGGCTGAGTCCGCGCCCGTCGAAGGCCTCGTAGCGGCAGATTTGCCGGTCGATGCCTGGGCGCTGGATGACAGCGCAGAGCTCAGCGAGCTGCCAGCCAGCGAAGAAATTATGGATCTGCCGGCCGACGTCGCAGCGGCACCGGTCGACGACTGGGCCATGGCCGAGTTGCCTGCGCTGGAAAGCACTGAGCTACCCGTCGAGGCGCCTGCTGCTTTCGCCCCGCCGAGCGTGGTGGAGGATGAGCGCGATCCAGAGCTGGTGGAAATCTTCCTCGAGGAAGGTTTCGACATCATCGAGAGTGCCGGCGGTGCGCTGCAGCGCTGGATGGAGGATGTCGACAACACCCTCGAAGTCGAGGCCCTGCAGCGCGACCTGCACACCCTCAAGGGTGGTGCGCGGATGGCCGAGATTCGGGAAATTGGCGACCTGGCCCACGAGCTGGAGTTCCTCTACGAGGGCGTTGGCGATGGTCGCCTGCGTGCCGGCCAGGATCTGTTCGGCCTGCTCCAGGCCTGCCACGATCGCCTGGCAGAAATGCTCGAAGCGGTACGTGACCAGCGTGCGGTGCCGGATGGCGAAGCGCTGATCGCCACCATCAAGCAGTTTCGTGCCAACCCTGCCGAGCAGCTGAATATTCCCTCCAGCGTGCACCTGCAACCGGTGGTGGAAGAAGACTCCGCCGCTGAAGCCGAGATTCTCGATATCTTCCTCGAGGAAGGTGACGACCTGCTGGAGGCCATGGAAGCCGCCCTCGGCCGCTGGGAAAGCAATCGCGAAGACGGCAGCGCCATTGATGAGCTGCTGCGCATCCTGCACACCCTCAAGGGTGGCGCGCGGTTGGCCGGCCAGAAGCTCCTCGGCGACCTCAGTCACGACCTCGAACAGCACCTGACCGAGGCGCAGAAGCAGGGCGCTCCATGGCCGGAAAGCCTGTTCCTCGACGTGCAGTCCGGCTTCGAAGGCCTGCAGGCGGCACTAGACCAATTGCGCAAGCGCCTGGACGACAGCCAAACCGCCGAAGTGCAGGCCGCGCCACTTGCCGCCCCTGAGCCGAGCACCCTGGCGCCGACCCCGGTGGCCTTGAGCACACCGCTGGTGGCCGCCAGCAGCAAGCCGCAGGCGCAGCAGCAGGTCAAGGTGCTGCCGTTCGTCGAGCGCGCCGCCGAGGCTGCCGCGCGCGTCGCCGCGCAGCGCGCGCCGCAGGAACTGGTCAAGGTGCCGGCCGATCTGCTCGAAGGCCTGGTCAACCTGGCCGGTGAGACCTCGATCTTCCGCGGTCGGGTAGAACAGCAGGTCAGCGACTTCGGTTTCACCCTCGGCGAGATGGAAGCCACCATCGAGCGGGTGCGCGACCAGTTGCGCCGCCTCGATATCGAGACCCAGGCACAGATCCTCAGCCGCTACCAGGCCGAGGCCGAGCGTGCCGGCTACGAAGATTTCGACCCGCTGGAAATGGACCGCCACTCGCAGCTGCAGCAGCTCTCGCGCGCGCTGTTCGAGTCGGCCTCCGACTTGCTCGACCTGAAGGAAACCCTGGCCACGCGTAACCGCGATGCCGAGACCCTGCTGCTGCAGCAGGCGCGGGTCAACACCGAGCTGCAGGAAGGTCTGATGCGCACCCGCATGGTGCCGTTCGATCGCCTGGTACCGCGCCTGCGCCGCATCGTCCGCCAGGTGGCGGCCGAGCTGGGCAAGCAGGTCGAATTCCATGTCGGCAACGCCGAAGGCGAGATGGACCGTACCGTGCTGGAGCGCATCGTCGCGCCGCTGGAACACATGCTGCGCAACGCCGTTGACCACGGTATCGAGCCGGCCGACAAGCGTCGCGCCAGTGGCAAGCCGGAGGTCGGCAACATTCGCCTGAGTCTCGGTCGCGAGGGTGGCGACATCCTCCTGACCCTGGCCGACGACGGTGGTGGCATCCGCCTCGAAGCGGTACGCCGCAAGGCCATAGAACGCGGCCTGATGGACGCCGACTCCGACCTCAGCGACCACGAGATCCTGCAGTTCATCCTCGAGGCCGGTTTCTCCACCGCCGAGAAGGTCACGCAGATTTCCGGGCGTGGCGTCGGCATGGACGTGGTGCACTCCGAGGTCAAGCAGCTCGGCGGTTCGATGAGTATCGAGTCGACCGTGGGCGAAGGCACGCGCTTCCTGATCCGTCTGCCGTTCACCGTGTCGGTCAACCGTGCGCTGATGGTGCTCTCCGGCGAAGACCTGTACGCCATCCCGCTGAACACCATCGAAGGTATCGTGCGCGTCTCGCCGTACGAGCTGGAGGCCTACTATGCGCCCGACGCGCCGCGCTTCGAGTACGCCGGTCAGGCCTACGAACTGAAGTACCTCGGCGATCTGCTGAACAACGGCCAGCAGCCCAAGCTGATCGGCCAGAGCCTGCCGTTGCCGGTGATCCTGGTGCGCTCCAGCGAGCACGCCGTGGCGGTGCAGGTGGACAGTCTGGCGGGCTCACGCGAGATCGTGGTGAAGAGTCTCGGCGTACAGTTCGGCGCGGTGCATGGTATTTCCGGTGCGACCATCCTCGGTGACGGCCGCGTGGTGGTGATTCTCGACCTGCTGGCGACCATCCGCGTGCGCCATGCGCACCTGCTCGGTCAGCTGCAGCAACCGCGTCTGGCCAGCCATGTGGCGCAGACCGCGGCGGAAATCGAAGCCGAGCGGCCGACTCTGGTCATGGTGGTCGACGACTCGGTTACCGTGCGCAAGGTCACCAGCCGCCTGCTCGAACGCAACGGCATGAACGTACTGACGGCCAAGGACGGCGTCGACGCCATTGCCCAGCTGCAGGAACACAAGCCAGACATCATGCTGCTGGACATCGAAATGCCGCGCATGGACGGCTTCGAAGTGGCCACCCTGGTGCGCCACGACGAACGCCTGAAAGACCTGCCGATCATCATGATCACCTCGCGTACCGGTGAGAAACACCGCGAGCGGGCCATGGCGATTGGCGTCAACGAATACCTGGGCAAGCCGTACCAGGAATCCGATCTGCTCGAAAACATCCAGAAGTTGGTCAAGCGCCATGAGTGA
- a CDS encoding chemotaxis protein CheB: MSETRTAARIAVIADTSLQRHVLQQALSGNGYQVVLNSDPARLDEEALAACEPDLWLVDLAQSEDSPLVENLLERSNAPVLFGEGHAPERHSENYPRWERSLFGKLKRLVGDPAQVIGPGLEALLAEAQRPGRLELPAALADTPLVAGEPARQVWLLAASLGGPEAVKAFLDALPGGLPIGFVYAQHIGASFETALPQAVGRHSQWHVNPVRHGDPIRCGEVVVAPVSHELGFAENGAMQVTDRAWPEPYSPSIDQMMLNLAQHFAGNCGVIAFSGMGSDGSAAAAYVRRQGGQIWTQRADSCACPSMPDSLREGGYSVLSGDPRELAEALVNHLAEQCA, translated from the coding sequence ATGAGTGAGACTCGCACAGCTGCAAGGATTGCCGTGATTGCCGATACCTCGCTGCAGCGCCATGTGCTGCAGCAGGCGTTGTCCGGCAATGGATATCAAGTGGTGCTCAACAGCGACCCGGCCCGACTCGACGAGGAAGCCCTGGCGGCCTGCGAGCCAGACCTGTGGCTGGTCGACCTGGCGCAGTCGGAAGACTCACCGCTGGTCGAAAACCTGCTCGAGCGCTCCAATGCGCCGGTGCTGTTTGGCGAAGGCCATGCCCCGGAGCGCCATTCGGAGAATTACCCGCGCTGGGAGCGCAGCCTGTTCGGCAAGCTCAAGCGCCTGGTCGGCGACCCGGCCCAGGTTATCGGTCCAGGCCTCGAAGCCCTGCTCGCCGAGGCGCAGCGCCCCGGCCGCCTGGAGCTGCCCGCCGCCTTGGCCGATACCCCGCTGGTGGCCGGCGAACCGGCCCGCCAGGTCTGGTTGCTGGCGGCCTCGCTGGGTGGCCCCGAGGCGGTCAAGGCCTTCCTCGACGCCTTGCCCGGCGGTCTGCCGATCGGCTTCGTCTATGCCCAGCACATCGGTGCCAGTTTCGAGACCGCGCTGCCGCAGGCCGTCGGCCGCCACAGCCAGTGGCACGTCAACCCGGTGCGTCATGGTGACCCGATCCGCTGCGGCGAGGTGGTGGTGGCGCCGGTATCCCATGAGCTGGGCTTTGCCGAAAACGGTGCCATGCAGGTCACTGACCGCGCCTGGCCGGAACCCTATAGCCCCTCCATCGACCAGATGATGCTCAACCTGGCCCAGCACTTTGCTGGCAACTGCGGCGTGATCGCCTTCAGCGGCATGGGCAGCGATGGCAGTGCTGCCGCGGCCTACGTGCGCCGCCAAGGTGGGCAGATCTGGACCCAGCGTGCCGACAGCTGTGCCTGCCCGAGCATGCCCGACAGCCTGCGCGAGGGTGGCTACAGCGTTCTCAGCGGCGACCCGCGCGAGCTGGCTGAAGCACTGGTGAATCACCTGGCCGAGCAGTGCGCCTGA
- a CDS encoding chemotaxis protein CheW, with translation MSQAVTAANSTSNLTALLVPLADRTLMLPNVALAELIPYRAPQVTPGLPAWFLGQIAWRDLQLPLLSFEAASNGQPQIGPGVRVAVLNALGGRDQVKFIALLVQGIPRSLKVDGHLARASEALAPLELDAVQLGEAVVKIPDLIGLEQKLADAGLI, from the coding sequence ATGAGCCAAGCCGTTACTGCCGCCAACAGCACCAGCAACCTCACTGCACTGCTGGTGCCCCTGGCCGACCGCACCCTGATGCTGCCTAACGTGGCGCTGGCGGAGCTGATTCCCTACCGGGCGCCGCAGGTCACGCCGGGCCTGCCGGCCTGGTTCCTCGGCCAGATCGCCTGGCGCGACCTGCAATTGCCGCTGCTGTCATTCGAGGCCGCCTCCAATGGCCAGCCGCAGATTGGCCCTGGTGTGCGGGTGGCAGTGCTCAATGCCCTCGGCGGGCGTGACCAGGTCAAGTTCATTGCTTTGCTGGTGCAGGGTATCCCGCGCTCGCTGAAGGTCGACGGCCACCTGGCCCGGGCCAGTGAAGCCCTGGCGCCGCTGGAGCTGGACGCGGTGCAGCTCGGCGAGGCGGTGGTGAAGATCCCTGACCTGATCGGCCTCGAGCAGAAGCTGGCCGACGCTGGCCTGATCTGA
- a CDS encoding LysE family translocator produces MLAIFCAAMLFGLTFCASPGAVFSETLRRGLTGGFRPALLVQLGSLIGDALWALIGLSSLALLLAEDHVRLPLTLASAVYLAWLGVQGLRDAWQPPQGGAEGGNQARNAFGAGALLSLSNPKNIVFWGALGSALAGIVQGTPSQAQLGVFFAGFMFASLLWCFVCAALVDWLRRNTSLLWQRISYAGCGLLLLGLAGLALRSL; encoded by the coding sequence ATGTTGGCAATCTTCTGTGCGGCCATGCTGTTCGGCCTGACGTTCTGCGCGTCGCCCGGCGCGGTGTTCAGCGAAACCTTGCGCCGTGGCCTGACGGGCGGCTTCCGCCCGGCGCTGCTGGTGCAGCTGGGCTCGCTGATCGGCGATGCGCTGTGGGCGCTGATCGGCTTGTCCAGCCTGGCCCTGCTGCTGGCCGAGGACCATGTGCGCCTGCCGCTGACCCTGGCCAGCGCCGTTTATCTGGCCTGGCTCGGCGTACAGGGCCTGCGCGATGCCTGGCAGCCGCCGCAGGGCGGTGCTGAGGGTGGCAATCAGGCGCGCAATGCCTTCGGCGCCGGGGCGCTGTTGTCGCTGTCCAACCCGAAGAACATCGTGTTCTGGGGCGCCCTCGGCAGTGCCCTGGCGGGCATCGTGCAGGGCACGCCGAGCCAGGCGCAGCTGGGCGTGTTCTTCGCCGGCTTCATGTTCGCCTCGCTGCTCTGGTGCTTCGTCTGCGCGGCGCTGGTTGACTGGTTGCGGCGCAACACCTCGCTGCTGTGGCAGCGCATCAGCTATGCCGGTTGCGGCCTGTTGCTATTGGGTTTGGCCGGGTTGGCGCTGCGCAGTCTGTAG